One Embleya scabrispora DNA segment encodes these proteins:
- the tpx gene encoding thiol peroxidase, translating to MSQTVNFKGNPVAVTGRLPQPGDSAPDFTLVAKDLSDVSLENYAGKRKVLNIFPSIDTGTCAASVRRFNASAADLANAVVLCISADLPFAQARFCGAEGLDNVVTLSTMRGREFLENYGVALTEGPLAGVATRAVVVLDENNVVVHSELVAEIAEEPDYDKALTALK from the coding sequence ATGTCACAGACGGTCAACTTCAAGGGCAACCCGGTCGCCGTCACCGGCCGCCTCCCGCAGCCCGGCGACAGCGCGCCCGATTTCACCCTGGTGGCCAAGGACCTGTCCGACGTGTCGCTGGAGAACTACGCCGGCAAGCGGAAGGTGCTCAACATCTTCCCGAGCATCGACACCGGCACCTGCGCCGCGTCGGTGCGCCGGTTCAATGCGTCGGCCGCCGACCTGGCGAACGCCGTCGTCCTGTGCATATCGGCCGACCTGCCGTTCGCCCAGGCCCGTTTCTGCGGTGCGGAGGGACTGGACAACGTGGTGACGCTGTCCACCATGCGGGGTCGCGAGTTCCTGGAGAACTACGGCGTCGCGCTCACCGAGGGCCCGCTGGCGGGCGTCGCCACCCGCGCCGTCGTCGTACTCGACGAGAACAACGTGGTCGTGCACTCCGAACTGGTCGCCGAGATCGCCGAGGAGCCCGACTACGACAAGGCGCTCACCGCCCTCAAGTAG
- a CDS encoding ArsR family transcriptional regulator, with protein sequence MISYELGVEDLADTRFALSPLHETVCSLRVLREPGLSAWLLPWRRSVVDRLAGLDTDLLLSLVAVRRTLPDYLTPRPGGFAPSFAEELAAVRRTSPDVVRRDLIDTHAPDPVPAPLREVAGDDEAVAALRDRICELLRHYWEIAIRPTWPRIRLLLEADMTYRARQLALGGARSLFADMHPNLRWDNGVLYIDRMIGRHHVAAAGRGLLLVPSVFAHKPAPPLSAEEPPMLVYPSRGVAGLWIREPVPDAGALACLVGAAKAELLVLLAEPMAGVEIADRLDVTPSAVSQHLRVLHATGLVTRSRAGRRVLYHRSTLGDRLTDGRPAD encoded by the coding sequence ATGATCAGCTACGAACTCGGCGTCGAGGATCTGGCCGACACGCGGTTCGCCCTCTCGCCGCTGCACGAAACCGTGTGCAGCCTGCGGGTGTTGCGCGAGCCGGGATTGTCCGCGTGGTTGTTGCCGTGGCGCAGGTCGGTGGTCGACCGACTGGCCGGGCTCGACACGGACCTGCTGCTGTCCCTCGTCGCGGTCCGGCGCACCCTCCCCGACTACCTGACCCCGCGACCCGGCGGCTTCGCGCCGAGCTTCGCCGAGGAACTGGCCGCCGTCCGGCGCACGTCCCCGGACGTGGTCCGCCGCGACCTGATCGACACACATGCCCCGGACCCGGTCCCCGCCCCGCTGCGCGAGGTCGCCGGGGACGACGAAGCGGTGGCCGCGCTGCGCGATCGGATCTGCGAACTGCTGCGGCACTACTGGGAGATCGCCATCCGCCCGACGTGGCCGCGGATCCGGCTCCTGCTCGAAGCCGACATGACCTACCGCGCCCGGCAACTGGCCCTCGGCGGCGCGCGGTCGTTGTTCGCCGACATGCACCCGAACCTGCGCTGGGACAACGGCGTGTTGTACATCGACCGGATGATCGGCCGGCACCACGTGGCGGCGGCCGGTCGGGGACTGCTCCTCGTACCTTCGGTGTTCGCGCACAAACCCGCGCCGCCGCTCAGTGCGGAGGAACCGCCGATGCTGGTGTATCCCAGTCGCGGCGTGGCCGGCCTGTGGATCCGGGAACCCGTCCCCGACGCCGGCGCCCTGGCCTGCCTCGTCGGCGCCGCGAAGGCCGAACTGCTCGTCCTCCTCGCGGAGCCGATGGCCGGTGTCGAGATCGCCGACCGGCTCGACGTCACGCCGAGCGCGGTCTCCCAACACCTGCGCGTCCTGCACGCCACGGGCCTGGTGACCCGAAGCCGGGCCGGCCGCCGGGTGCTCTACCACCGAAGCACGCTGGGCGACCGGCTGACCGACGGCCGGCCGGCGGACTGA
- a CDS encoding BTAD domain-containing putative transcriptional regulator: MRYGVLGPLMVWNDEGAPVRVPEAKVRALLADLLVHEGRPVSTDRLVDDLWGDEPPGNPANALQAKVSQLRRVLGRERVVYQPPGYRLAVDAEADEVDADRFRSLVAEARLAGDPTARAALLTRALGLWRGSAYADFADAEFARAAARRLAEQRLAVVEEQAEARLESGEHTLLLGELTDLVARHPLRERLRAVQVRALYLAGRQSEALASYADLRRLLADELGVDPSRELTALYEAILRQDTTLTPPRGNASPGAELLSGTGASWEAGAPPEADASPETVARPGTGASPETGALSRTDASSRTGALLEAGASPEAGAQSGTNASPEAGFLSGTGSSPRTGASPGSGVLSGTGASPEAGASSGTGSSPRTGSSPRTGASPGSGVLSGTGAWPEAGALSRIGASSRAGASLKAGASPEAGAQSGTSASPEASASPEAGAQSGTSASPEAGALSRTGAPSRAGASLKAGASPEAGAQSGTNASPEAGGSSGTSASPEAGASSGAGGSPGAGGSLGAGGSLGRDEVSGGFGGFSARLGGVSGAGSVPVVGMAAEVDGAGRVRSNLPAPLTALVGRDADVGEVGRLIGGARLVTLTGPGGVGKTRLAVEVAGRVPADLADEVWLVELAGQHGEMADLVQVVAAALGIRDDTPAGLPGLGAPEDPADRLAAALRDRRPLLVLDNCEHVVAPAARLTEVLLHRVPGLRVLATSQEPLGLTGETLFLVEPLRPEDAVDLFAARAAAAAPGFSLDAATPELRASVAEICRRLDGIPLALELAAARVRALGVPELAARLGDRFRVLTSGQRGAPARQRTLRAVIDWSWELLGAPERIVLRRLAIHTDGCTLDAAEAVCAGDGVTRDEVLDLVGRLVDRSLVVVVPGPPGPRYRLLESVTAYALERLDEMADLADVRDRHLRHYLDLAEQAEPHLRGAEQRAWLDRFDAEAGNLRAALDEAIRQAGAGRPEGSHAAVRLVRALAWWWLLRGRLVEGRRALVAVRAITPTARTAGAAAAAAEIGILHDAFALLTGDRSVPTAFPDAAIEDTSRRARLAWLYAYALFNGGDPVASARANSHALVLAARDEDRWSEAAGLGLRALLDLVGGNLADVAHDGLRSAELFRELKDTWGELQTVAPLATIAEIRGDYPEAVRRHTEGLRIARELHLPTEISARLSGLGRLALLAGDPDRAHDLHRQALDSAVEQGYVFGEVHARMGLALGARRSGDLDAAEAHLLRMLDRYADVSSRAGTHLRRSELGFVAELRGDADAASAHHLIGLELAHVLGEPRAMALSLEGLAGAAALSGDPDRAALAALLLGAADAARRSVDAPLPPGERTDVDRITAAATTTLGPRAFAEAYERGAALDPNSAARIARTTPPPA, from the coding sequence ATGCGATACGGGGTGTTGGGTCCGCTGATGGTGTGGAACGACGAAGGGGCGCCGGTCCGGGTCCCCGAGGCGAAGGTTCGGGCACTGCTGGCCGACCTGCTGGTCCACGAGGGGCGGCCCGTCTCCACCGATCGGCTCGTCGACGACCTGTGGGGTGACGAGCCGCCTGGCAACCCCGCCAACGCCCTTCAGGCCAAGGTCTCCCAGTTGCGGCGGGTACTTGGGCGGGAGCGGGTGGTGTACCAGCCCCCGGGCTACCGACTGGCCGTCGACGCCGAGGCGGACGAGGTGGACGCGGACCGTTTCCGATCCCTGGTGGCCGAGGCGCGCCTGGCCGGCGATCCGACCGCGCGCGCCGCGCTGCTCACTCGGGCGCTGGGATTGTGGCGGGGGTCGGCGTACGCCGATTTCGCCGACGCGGAGTTCGCCCGGGCGGCGGCACGGCGGTTGGCCGAACAGCGCCTGGCGGTTGTCGAGGAGCAGGCCGAGGCGCGCTTGGAGTCGGGCGAACACACGCTGCTGCTCGGTGAGTTGACCGATCTGGTGGCCCGCCATCCGCTGCGCGAGCGGCTGCGCGCGGTGCAGGTGCGGGCTCTGTATCTGGCGGGCCGGCAGAGCGAGGCGCTGGCATCGTACGCGGACCTCCGCAGGCTCCTGGCGGACGAACTGGGCGTGGACCCGTCGCGGGAACTGACCGCCCTGTACGAGGCGATCCTCCGCCAGGACACAACACTGACACCACCACGGGGCAATGCCTCACCGGGTGCCGAACTCCTGTCGGGAACCGGCGCCTCATGGGAGGCGGGCGCCCCGCCGGAGGCGGATGCTTCGCCGGAGACGGTTGCCCGGCCGGGGACCGGCGCCTCGCCGGAAACCGGTGCCCTGTCGAGGACCGACGCCTCGTCGAGGACCGGCGCCTTGCTGGAGGCCGGTGCCTCACCGGAGGCGGGTGCCCAGTCGGGGACCAACGCCTCGCCGGAGGCCGGTTTCCTGTCGGGGACCGGTTCCTCGCCGAGGACCGGTGCCTCGCCGGGGTCCGGGGTCCTGTCGGGGACCGGCGCCTCGCCGGAGGCCGGTGCCTCGTCGGGGACCGGTTCCTCGCCGAGGACCGGTTCCTCGCCGAGGACCGGTGCCTCGCCGGGGTCCGGGGTCCTGTCGGGGACCGGCGCCTGGCCGGAGGCCGGTGCTCTGTCGAGGATCGGCGCCTCGTCGAGGGCTGGCGCCTCGCTGAAGGCCGGTGCTTCACCGGAGGCGGGTGCCCAGTCGGGGACCAGCGCCTCGCCGGAGGCCAGTGCCTCCCCGGAGGCGGGTGCCCAGTCGGGGACCAGCGCCTCGCCGGAGGCCGGCGCCCTGTCGAGGACCGGCGCCCCGTCGAGAGCCGGCGCCTCGCTGAAGGCCGGTGCCTCACCGGAGGCGGGTGCCCAGTCGGGGACCAACGCCTCGCCGGAGGCCGGTGGCTCGTCGGGGACCAGCGCCTCGCCGGAGGCCGGTGCCTCGTCGGGGGCCGGTGGCTCGCCGGGGGCCGGTGGCTCGTTGGGGGCCGGTGGCTCGTTGGGGCGTGACGAGGTATCGGGTGGCTTCGGCGGGTTCTCGGCCCGGCTGGGGGGTGTGTCGGGGGCTGGTTCGGTGCCGGTCGTCGGGATGGCGGCGGAGGTGGATGGTGCCGGCCGGGTTCGGTCCAATCTTCCCGCCCCGCTCACCGCCCTCGTCGGACGCGATGCCGATGTGGGTGAGGTCGGTCGGCTGATCGGGGGCGCGCGGCTGGTGACGTTGACCGGGCCCGGCGGAGTGGGCAAGACCCGGCTCGCGGTGGAGGTCGCCGGACGGGTGCCCGCAGACCTCGCCGACGAGGTGTGGCTGGTCGAACTCGCCGGGCAGCACGGCGAGATGGCCGATCTGGTCCAGGTCGTCGCCGCCGCGCTCGGCATCCGCGACGACACCCCCGCCGGCCTGCCCGGCCTCGGCGCGCCCGAGGATCCCGCCGACCGGCTCGCCGCGGCCCTGCGCGATCGGCGCCCGCTGCTCGTCCTGGACAACTGTGAGCACGTCGTGGCGCCGGCGGCCCGGCTCACCGAGGTGTTGCTGCACCGGGTGCCGGGACTGCGCGTACTGGCCACCAGCCAGGAGCCGTTGGGCCTGACCGGCGAAACGTTGTTCCTGGTCGAACCGCTTCGCCCCGAGGACGCCGTGGACCTGTTCGCGGCTCGCGCCGCCGCGGCGGCCCCGGGCTTCTCGCTCGACGCGGCCACTCCCGAACTGCGCGCGTCCGTCGCCGAGATCTGCCGGCGCCTGGACGGCATCCCGCTCGCCCTCGAACTGGCCGCGGCGCGCGTACGTGCCCTGGGCGTACCGGAGTTGGCGGCCCGCCTCGGCGATCGTTTCCGGGTCCTGACCTCCGGACAGCGCGGCGCGCCCGCCCGCCAGCGCACCCTGCGGGCGGTGATCGACTGGAGCTGGGAACTGCTCGGCGCACCGGAACGCATCGTGCTGCGCCGCCTCGCGATCCACACCGACGGCTGCACCCTGGACGCCGCCGAGGCGGTGTGCGCCGGCGACGGGGTCACCCGGGACGAGGTACTCGACCTGGTCGGCCGCCTGGTCGACCGCTCCCTGGTCGTGGTGGTGCCGGGACCGCCGGGCCCCCGCTACCGCCTGCTCGAATCCGTGACCGCGTACGCCCTGGAGCGCCTGGACGAGATGGCGGACCTCGCCGACGTCCGGGATCGCCATCTGCGGCACTACCTGGACCTGGCCGAACAGGCCGAACCACACCTGCGCGGCGCCGAACAACGGGCGTGGCTCGACCGGTTCGACGCCGAGGCGGGCAATCTGCGGGCCGCCCTGGACGAGGCGATCCGACAGGCCGGCGCGGGCCGCCCGGAGGGATCGCACGCGGCGGTCCGCCTGGTCCGCGCGCTCGCCTGGTGGTGGCTGCTGCGCGGCCGACTGGTCGAAGGCCGCCGGGCCCTCGTGGCGGTCCGCGCGATCACCCCGACGGCCCGTACCGCCGGCGCCGCCGCTGCCGCCGCCGAAATCGGCATCCTGCACGACGCGTTCGCCTTGCTCACCGGCGATCGATCCGTGCCGACCGCGTTTCCCGACGCGGCGATCGAGGATACGTCGCGGCGCGCCCGTCTCGCCTGGCTGTACGCCTACGCCCTGTTCAACGGCGGCGATCCCGTCGCGAGCGCCCGCGCCAACTCGCACGCGCTGGTCCTGGCCGCGCGGGACGAGGACCGCTGGTCCGAGGCCGCCGGCCTCGGACTGCGCGCCCTGCTCGACCTGGTCGGCGGCAACCTGGCCGACGTCGCGCACGACGGCCTGCGCAGCGCCGAGCTGTTTCGTGAACTCAAGGACACCTGGGGCGAGTTGCAGACCGTGGCGCCACTGGCCACGATCGCCGAGATCCGCGGCGACTACCCGGAGGCGGTCCGCCGGCACACCGAAGGACTGCGCATTGCCCGGGAGTTGCACCTCCCGACGGAGATCTCCGCGCGCCTGTCCGGGCTCGGCCGACTGGCACTGCTCGCCGGCGACCCCGACCGGGCGCACGACCTGCATCGGCAGGCGCTGGACTCCGCCGTCGAACAGGGTTACGTATTCGGCGAGGTGCACGCGCGGATGGGACTCGCCCTGGGGGCCCGACGGTCGGGCGACCTCGACGCCGCCGAGGCACATCTTTTGCGCATGCTCGACCGGTACGCCGACGTGTCCTCGCGGGCGGGCACCCATCTGCGCCGGTCCGAACTCGGATTCGTCGCCGAACTGCGCGGCGACGCGGACGCGGCCTCCGCACACCACCTGATCGGCCTGGAACTCGCCCACGTCCTGGGCGAGCCCCGGGCCATGGCGCTGTCCCTGGAGGGCCTCGCGGGCGCGGCGGCGCTGTCCGGGGACCCGGACCGTGCCGCGCTCGCGGCCCTGCTCCTGGGCGCGGCCGACGCGGCCCGCCGCAGCGTGGACGCCCCGCTGCCGCCCGGCGAGCGTACCGACGTCGACCGGATCACCGCCGCGGCGACGACCACGCTCGGGCCGCGCGCGTTCGCCGAGGCATACGAACGCGGCGCCGCCCTGGACCCGAACTCGGCCGCCCGCATCGCCCGAACGACGCCGCCCCCCGCGTAA
- a CDS encoding alkene reductase: MNATVHTDATTSPLFRPTRLGGLDLPNRLVMAPMTRNRADAEGVPRSIMATYYAQRASAGLIIAEAATPNAVGLTYPHIPAIFNRDHVAGWRRVTDAVRAEGGRMFLQLQHGGRVGHPDNSGFTPLAPSAIALPEPIHTPDGLREAVVPRAMTLDDIRSTVADFAAAARNAIDAGFAGVEVHSANGYLLHQFLGQNTNHRTDAYGGSVAHRIRFTLEVVRAVVDTIGAERVGVRISPGVPANGMAEGDTEAIYPPLVAALAELEPAYLHVVLADPDQPVFREIRRRWTGTLIANPDLGWGRPLPADGGRHAGERLLAAGADLISLGRAFLANPDLVHRLRIGAPLNPIRDAYLMYTGGEEGYIDYPTLAADRDRVLASTTH; this comes from the coding sequence ATGAACGCCACCGTGCACACCGACGCGACCACGAGCCCCCTCTTCCGGCCCACCCGGCTCGGCGGCCTCGACCTGCCCAACCGCCTCGTGATGGCGCCGATGACCCGCAACCGCGCCGACGCCGAAGGTGTCCCGCGCTCGATCATGGCCACGTACTACGCACAACGCGCGAGTGCCGGGCTGATCATCGCCGAGGCGGCCACGCCGAACGCCGTGGGGCTGACCTACCCCCACATCCCCGCGATCTTCAACCGGGACCACGTGGCCGGGTGGCGGCGCGTCACCGACGCGGTGCGCGCCGAGGGCGGGCGGATGTTCCTCCAACTCCAGCACGGCGGCCGGGTCGGCCACCCCGACAACAGCGGCTTCACTCCGCTCGCCCCCTCCGCGATCGCGCTTCCGGAGCCGATCCATACCCCGGACGGACTCCGAGAGGCGGTCGTCCCGAGAGCCATGACGCTCGATGACATCCGGTCCACCGTCGCCGACTTCGCCGCCGCGGCGCGCAACGCGATCGACGCGGGCTTCGCCGGGGTCGAGGTGCACTCCGCCAACGGCTACCTCCTGCACCAGTTCCTGGGGCAGAACACCAACCACCGCACCGATGCCTACGGCGGCTCCGTCGCGCATCGCATCCGATTCACCCTGGAGGTGGTCCGGGCCGTCGTGGACACGATCGGCGCGGAGCGGGTCGGTGTACGCATCTCGCCCGGAGTTCCCGCCAACGGCATGGCCGAGGGCGACACCGAGGCCATCTACCCGCCCCTGGTCGCCGCCCTCGCCGAGCTCGAACCCGCCTACCTGCACGTGGTGTTGGCCGATCCGGACCAGCCCGTCTTCCGGGAGATCCGCCGGCGCTGGACGGGCACCCTGATCGCCAACCCCGACCTGGGCTGGGGACGACCGCTGCCCGCCGACGGCGGCCGGCACGCGGGCGAGCGGCTGTTGGCGGCCGGCGCCGACCTGATCTCCCTCGGCCGGGCCTTCCTGGCCAACCCCGACCTGGTCCACCGCCTCCGCATCGGCGCCCCGCTCAACCCGATCCGCGACGCGTACCTGATGTACACGGGCGGGGAGGAGGGCTACATCGACTACCCCACCCTGGCAGCCGATCGCGACCGGGTACTCGCGTCGACCACCCACTGA
- a CDS encoding serine hydrolase domain-containing protein: protein MRRAFGCRLATALFALSALVPLTLAGPLAQAAPPTVVVAGDPRVDASDPGDHASHGLDPAIVARLDEVIARTRRETGVPGVTVGLWLPGRGSYVRSTGVADTATGAPMTPDLNMRIGSETKTFTVTALLELVDEGRLWLDDPISVYIDGVPDGDHITIRQLAEMRSGLFSYTADPDFVQALLSDPTRSFTPQELLAYAFRHPNVFAPGGAFQYSNTNTVLLGLVVEKLGRMPLAEFIHRRVTGPAHLRHTLFPRGAEFPAPHAHGYTDQTPTGEVADTTNWNPSWGWAAGAMISDLHDLRRWAKVVATGTLLSPAVQEQREKFVPVPGFDDAGYGLGLFRVRGWVGHNGSLPGYESVTMYLPEQGATMVILLNTDILHDGNEPSTLFAKAVTSVVTPENVYDLPAEG from the coding sequence ATGCGCCGTGCCTTCGGCTGCCGCCTCGCCACCGCCCTGTTCGCGCTCTCCGCCCTCGTCCCGCTCACCCTGGCCGGCCCCTTGGCGCAGGCCGCCCCACCGACGGTCGTCGTCGCCGGTGATCCGCGCGTGGACGCCTCGGACCCCGGCGACCATGCCTCGCACGGCCTGGACCCGGCGATCGTGGCCCGCCTCGACGAGGTGATCGCGCGGACCCGTCGGGAGACCGGCGTGCCCGGGGTGACGGTCGGTCTGTGGTTGCCCGGTCGGGGCAGTTACGTGCGATCGACGGGGGTGGCCGACACCGCCACCGGTGCGCCGATGACACCCGATCTCAACATGCGGATCGGCAGCGAGACCAAGACGTTCACCGTCACCGCCCTCCTGGAACTGGTCGACGAGGGGCGGCTCTGGTTGGACGACCCTATCTCCGTGTACATCGACGGGGTGCCCGACGGCGACCACATCACCATTCGCCAACTGGCGGAGATGCGCAGCGGCCTGTTCAGCTACACCGCCGACCCGGACTTCGTGCAGGCGCTGCTGAGCGACCCGACCCGTTCGTTCACCCCGCAGGAATTGTTGGCCTACGCCTTCCGGCACCCGAACGTCTTCGCGCCCGGCGGCGCGTTCCAGTACTCCAACACCAACACCGTGCTGCTGGGACTGGTCGTGGAGAAGCTGGGCCGGATGCCGCTGGCCGAGTTCATCCACCGGCGGGTCACCGGGCCGGCGCACCTGCGGCACACCCTGTTCCCGCGCGGCGCCGAGTTCCCGGCGCCGCACGCGCACGGGTACACCGACCAGACGCCGACCGGCGAGGTCGCCGACACGACAAACTGGAACCCGAGTTGGGGCTGGGCGGCCGGGGCGATGATCTCCGACCTGCACGACCTGCGCCGCTGGGCGAAGGTGGTGGCCACCGGGACGCTGCTGTCCCCGGCCGTGCAGGAGCAGCGGGAGAAGTTCGTGCCGGTGCCGGGTTTCGACGACGCCGGCTACGGGCTCGGCCTGTTCCGCGTCCGCGGCTGGGTCGGGCACAACGGCTCGCTGCCGGGCTACGAGAGCGTGACGATGTATCTGCCGGAGCAGGGCGCCACGATGGTCATCCTGCTCAACACCGACATCCTGCACGACGGCAACGAGCCCAGCACGCTGTTCGCCAAGGCGGTCACCTCCGTCGTCACCCCGGAGAACGTCTACGACCTCCCGGCCGAGGGCTGA
- a CDS encoding phosphotransferase family protein, protein MTTNGPWSTHALDFRPDTVVKTFRAGAHDNHRREWAALTLLHRFAPDLAPRPLSRDSRPSCPVVVMSRLPGVALRGTSVRGERVDALAATLNTLYAAVPDEAVRELPVRSGRQDMMIARIDEWAGWRLDTTPPVARALAAGVDWLNRGGGRRALGRGPVPAVFGPGDGNLANYLEDYEGCPDGGARGTRARIRIVDFEESGRSDRAFELAEITEHVSSWVDTSLDVCRLLDRVDLAPAEAARVPDCRRLLALVWLFLLSMEDPDNPRNPPGTAERQAARLGELLG, encoded by the coding sequence ATGACGACCAACGGCCCGTGGAGCACCCACGCCCTCGACTTCCGACCCGACACGGTGGTCAAGACCTTTCGCGCCGGAGCGCACGACAACCACCGGCGGGAATGGGCCGCGCTGACCCTGCTGCACCGCTTCGCGCCCGACCTCGCGCCGCGACCGCTGAGCCGGGATTCCCGACCGTCGTGTCCGGTCGTGGTGATGTCCCGACTGCCGGGGGTCGCGCTGCGCGGTACGAGCGTCCGGGGCGAGCGCGTCGACGCACTGGCCGCGACGCTGAACACGCTGTACGCGGCCGTCCCGGACGAGGCCGTCCGCGAACTCCCGGTGCGGTCGGGGCGGCAGGACATGATGATCGCCCGGATCGACGAGTGGGCGGGGTGGAGGCTCGACACCACACCCCCGGTCGCCCGGGCCCTCGCGGCGGGCGTGGACTGGCTGAACCGTGGTGGCGGTCGGCGGGCTCTCGGTCGCGGGCCGGTGCCCGCCGTCTTCGGACCCGGGGACGGAAATCTCGCCAACTACCTGGAGGATTACGAGGGTTGCCCGGACGGTGGAGCGCGCGGGACACGTGCGCGGATCCGGATCGTGGACTTCGAGGAGTCAGGGCGCAGCGATCGGGCCTTCGAACTCGCGGAGATCACCGAACACGTTTCGAGCTGGGTGGACACGTCCCTGGACGTGTGTCGACTGCTCGATCGGGTCGACCTCGCCCCCGCGGAGGCCGCGCGCGTGCCGGACTGCCGACGCCTGCTCGCCCTCGTCTGGCTGTTCCTGCTGTCGATGGAGGATCCGGACAACCCCAGGAACCCGCCGGGGACCGCCGAGCGCCAGGCGGCTCGCCTCGGCGAACTCCTCGGGTGA
- a CDS encoding MFS transporter — protein MTDTGNDTSPGPRNEVPHPPDPAPFARPDGPGMPRRLVLILALTCAVGVGNIYFPQAIVPLIAAGLHESPDTTALVVTATQIGYTLGIFLLVPLGDRLPNRALLVTLLSVTAAGLLLAGCAPGLSVLVAAGVVIGATTVAAQVVGPLAAGLVAAEHRATMMGTLLSGSIGGMLLARTFSGTLGEGLGWRAPYLVAAVVVALLAGALARALPETEPASRQAYPGLLAEPLRLLRAEPELRRSCLYQATIFAGFSAVWTCLTLLLTGPAYHLGAQAVGLLALVGAATMVCTPLAGRLVDRRGSDPVNLICLLGVLVSAAVLAPGARGGVWGLTALVVGTLLLDVAMQCGMVANQARVFALRPDARGRLNTAYMTCAYLAGSAGSWLGVRVYGRAGWRGVCVLVALLAAVALARHCVALSRRRPAAAARRPLTR, from the coding sequence ATGACAGACACGGGCAACGACACCTCGCCCGGGCCCCGGAACGAGGTCCCCCACCCGCCGGATCCCGCTCCTTTCGCACGGCCCGACGGGCCGGGAATGCCGCGCCGACTGGTCCTGATTCTGGCGCTGACCTGCGCCGTCGGCGTGGGCAACATCTACTTCCCGCAAGCGATCGTCCCGCTGATCGCCGCCGGCCTGCACGAGTCGCCCGACACCACCGCCCTGGTGGTGACCGCGACCCAGATCGGTTACACCCTCGGGATCTTCCTGCTCGTACCGCTCGGCGACCGCCTCCCGAACCGCGCGCTCCTGGTCACCCTGCTCTCCGTCACCGCCGCCGGGCTGCTGCTCGCGGGCTGCGCGCCCGGTCTGAGCGTGCTCGTCGCCGCCGGAGTCGTGATCGGCGCCACCACCGTGGCCGCGCAGGTCGTCGGCCCGCTGGCGGCCGGACTGGTCGCCGCCGAACATCGCGCCACGATGATGGGCACCCTGCTCAGCGGCTCGATCGGCGGCATGCTGCTCGCCCGCACGTTCAGCGGCACGCTCGGCGAGGGGCTGGGCTGGCGCGCCCCGTACCTGGTGGCGGCGGTCGTGGTCGCGCTGCTCGCCGGCGCGCTCGCCCGGGCCCTGCCCGAGACCGAACCCGCCTCGCGCCAGGCGTACCCCGGCCTGCTCGCCGAGCCGCTGCGGCTGCTTCGGGCCGAGCCGGAACTGCGCCGCTCCTGCCTGTACCAGGCGACGATCTTCGCCGGCTTCTCCGCCGTGTGGACCTGCCTGACCCTCCTGCTCACCGGCCCCGCCTACCACCTGGGCGCCCAGGCGGTGGGGCTGCTCGCCCTGGTCGGCGCGGCGACCATGGTCTGCACCCCGCTCGCCGGACGCCTGGTGGACAGGCGCGGGTCCGATCCGGTCAACCTGATCTGCCTGCTCGGCGTGCTCGTCTCGGCCGCCGTCCTGGCCCCGGGCGCCCGGGGCGGCGTCTGGGGGCTGACCGCCCTGGTCGTCGGCACGCTGCTGCTCGACGTCGCGATGCAGTGCGGGATGGTCGCCAACCAGGCCCGGGTGTTCGCGCTGCGCCCCGACGCCCGCGGCCGACTCAACACGGCCTACATGACGTGCGCCTATCTCGCCGGCAGTGCCGGTTCCTGGCTCGGCGTCCGGGTGTACGGCCGGGCCGGGTGGCGGGGGGTGTGCGTACTCGTGGCGCTCCTGGCGGCCGTCGCACTGGCCCGGCACTGCGTGGCGCTGTCCCGCCGTCGCCCGGCCGCGGCCGCCCGCCGGCCGCTCACCAGGTGA